From Pseudonocardia autotrophica, one genomic window encodes:
- a CDS encoding protein meaA: MPYPTDRERDRPWVIRTYAGHSSAAKTNELYRRNLAKGQTGLSVAFDLPTQTGYDPDDELAKGEVGKVGVPVSHIGDMRALFDGIPMAEANTSMTINAPAMWLLALYVAVAEEQAEESGLDYSEVRAKLAGTTQNDIVKEYLSRGTYVFPPAPSLRLITDMVAWSVTEIPKWNPINICSYHLQEAGASPTQELSYALCTAIAVLDSVRDSGQVPPEKFGDVVARISFFVNAGLRFVEEMCKMRAFARLWDEITRERYGVENPKQRRLRYGVQVNSLGLTEAQPENNVQRIVLEMLAVTLSKDARARAVQLPAWNEALGLPRPWDQQWALRMQQVLAYETDLLEYEDIFDGSHVVEAKVTELVEGARAEIDRVQEMGGAVAAVESGYMKGELVSSLAAERRRLESGERVVVGVNKFETTEPSPLQAEGAEAIFTVDPETERGAIEAIGAWREARDAGVVEESLRALRDAAKTEQNLMQVSIDCAKAGVTTGEWAGALREVFGEFRAPTGVSAATASGESATEIAEVRERVRATGDELGQRLRMLVGKPGLDGHSNGAEQVAVRARDVGFEVVYQGIRLTPSQIVAAAVQEGVHAVGLSVLSGSHLEVVPSVVRGLRDAGAGEIPVVVGGIIPPDDEKRLREGGIAAVFTPKNYRMTEMMDEIVSLIRKAQGLG, from the coding sequence GTGCCCTACCCGACCGATCGTGAGCGCGACCGCCCGTGGGTGATCCGCACGTACGCCGGGCACTCGTCGGCTGCGAAGACCAACGAGCTCTACCGGCGGAACCTGGCCAAGGGTCAGACCGGCCTGTCGGTCGCCTTCGACCTGCCCACCCAGACCGGCTACGACCCGGACGACGAGCTCGCCAAGGGCGAGGTCGGCAAGGTGGGCGTGCCGGTCAGCCACATCGGCGACATGCGGGCCCTGTTCGACGGCATCCCGATGGCCGAGGCCAACACCTCGATGACGATCAACGCGCCGGCCATGTGGTTGCTCGCGCTCTACGTCGCGGTCGCCGAGGAGCAGGCCGAGGAGTCCGGGCTGGACTACTCCGAGGTCCGCGCGAAGCTCGCCGGCACCACGCAGAACGACATCGTCAAGGAGTACCTGTCCCGGGGCACCTACGTGTTCCCGCCGGCGCCGAGCCTGCGCCTGATCACCGACATGGTCGCGTGGTCGGTCACCGAGATCCCCAAGTGGAACCCGATCAACATCTGCAGCTACCACCTGCAGGAGGCCGGGGCCTCGCCCACCCAGGAGCTGTCCTACGCCCTGTGCACCGCGATCGCGGTGCTGGACTCGGTGCGCGACTCCGGGCAGGTGCCACCGGAGAAGTTCGGCGACGTCGTCGCGCGGATCTCGTTCTTCGTCAACGCGGGCCTGCGCTTCGTCGAGGAGATGTGCAAGATGCGGGCCTTCGCCCGCCTCTGGGACGAGATCACCCGGGAGCGCTACGGCGTCGAGAACCCCAAGCAACGCCGGCTGCGCTACGGCGTGCAGGTCAACTCGCTGGGGCTGACCGAGGCCCAGCCGGAGAACAACGTCCAGCGGATCGTCCTGGAGATGCTCGCGGTAACCCTCTCCAAGGACGCCCGCGCCCGCGCGGTGCAGCTGCCCGCCTGGAACGAGGCGCTCGGCCTGCCCCGGCCCTGGGACCAGCAGTGGGCCCTGCGGATGCAGCAGGTGCTGGCCTATGAGACCGACCTGCTCGAGTACGAGGACATCTTCGACGGCAGCCACGTCGTCGAGGCGAAGGTGACCGAGCTGGTCGAGGGGGCCCGCGCCGAGATCGACCGGGTCCAGGAGATGGGCGGTGCGGTCGCCGCCGTGGAGAGCGGCTACATGAAGGGTGAGCTGGTCAGCTCGCTCGCCGCGGAGCGCCGGCGGCTGGAGTCCGGCGAGCGCGTGGTCGTCGGGGTGAACAAGTTCGAGACCACCGAGCCCAGCCCGCTGCAGGCCGAGGGCGCCGAGGCGATCTTCACGGTGGACCCGGAGACCGAGCGGGGCGCGATCGAGGCGATCGGTGCCTGGCGCGAGGCGCGCGACGCCGGCGTGGTCGAGGAGAGCCTGCGCGCGTTGCGCGACGCCGCCAAGACCGAGCAGAACCTGATGCAGGTCTCCATCGACTGCGCCAAGGCCGGCGTCACGACCGGTGAGTGGGCGGGCGCGCTGCGCGAGGTGTTCGGCGAGTTCCGGGCCCCGACCGGGGTGTCCGCCGCGACCGCGTCCGGCGAGAGCGCGACCGAGATCGCCGAGGTGCGCGAGCGGGTCCGCGCGACCGGTGACGAGCTGGGCCAGCGGCTGCGGATGCTGGTCGGCAAGCCCGGCCTGGACGGGCACTCCAACGGCGCCGAGCAGGTCGCCGTGCGCGCTCGCGACGTCGGCTTCGAGGTCGTCTACCAGGGCATCCGGCTGACCCCGTCGCAGATCGTGGCGGCCGCGGTGCAGGAGGGTGTGCACGCGGTCGGGCTGTCCGTGCTGTCCGGGTCGCACCTGGAGGTCGTCCCGTCGGTGGTGCGCGGGTTGCGCGACGCGGGCGCCGGGGAGATTCCGGTCGTCGTCGGCGGGATCATCCCGCCGGACGACGAGAAGCGGCTGCGCGAGGGCGGGATCGCCGCCGTGTTCACGCCGAAGAACTACCGGATGACCGAGATGATGGACGAGATCGTGTCGCTGATCCGGAAGGCGCAGGGACTCGGCTGA
- a CDS encoding ATP-binding protein — protein MQDGVVRVELVGTLTVTGDITEPLPGGRARSLLGMLAVRHGRFVPAATLADRLWPAEPPSLPLRNLAALVSRLRRSIGRDRVEGGPRAYRLVLDPWTTVDLSEAVALVGMAENELAQGRPGLALRNSGRGVALLDAGIALADEPDGLWVDGARSEVATLLARARRCRWAAALTVGDHETALAESTRALAVDPLDEDAARATMRAHEARSAPADALAAYERLRRELTTRLGVDPSTESEQLYLRILRGTTGPAPAARTSSTAAPVGREREHAVLEQMWDDAVRGRGRLAVLRGEPGIGKSTLATEIGHRAERSGGVTVHVRCAEAERSLYLQPFAEVVRDLLVHGDPDDAGRLPPSDRAALATLVPELDRGRATADVSELRHRRTVDALAGLLHRVAEEHPLMIGIDDIENAGQSTIEVLHYLAGRLADSATLIVVTENDTEDHRATSTIEDVARIVDVGPLSREAVQTLLTRAGSRHDPEHFFTWTGGSPLLISELLRHPPPDGERLDAAPVPATLHDALVHRLESTTEDVRDLLAQASVLGRSFSVDDVAALTGIPIEVCAQRCERAQRAGLVGASQDGGEFRFASEILRRTVYAESPRPVRVSRHRRAAALHPDRPEAAAGHLTAAGDHLGAARAWLHAADVAHLVFAHVESERMLTHAVEQAELGADPVLAAQARLRRGAVRCDLARHDDARHDHEHALAVARELADEQLEARAVEALGWTALHARDALTAVDLAEQAGHLAESAAAAPGAQRSSILLLGRVRHWDGDYRGAERAYDDVLALGTGDALSATATAYRGALLQHLDRFDEARSTLERAVELSTSTGEFRTLLQSLFFCALSRGDMGDFAGALRALRRARRLIDEAGVDYYRAGIETTTSWLFQELGQIDRAREHAEQAVDLARRGGGALELEQELHALLALADCDLLDGREDDAGRRVDEAAPLLSLPLPYRPRAEMRLLQMQARWDLDPAERLLDHARRFRSAKYEALALARLGRPAEAFAAAGRTGSDLIVALVGPDAVRTQALDRIRAGLPPDLRSDFASRGKLIRPAPVPR, from the coding sequence ATGCAGGACGGCGTCGTCCGCGTTGAGCTCGTCGGCACGCTCACCGTGACCGGCGACATCACCGAACCGTTGCCCGGCGGCCGGGCCCGGAGTCTGCTCGGCATGCTCGCCGTCCGGCACGGCCGGTTCGTCCCGGCTGCGACCCTCGCCGACCGGCTGTGGCCGGCCGAGCCCCCGAGCCTGCCGTTGCGCAACCTCGCCGCCCTGGTGAGCCGGCTGCGACGCTCGATCGGCCGGGACCGGGTCGAGGGCGGTCCCCGGGCGTACCGGCTGGTGCTGGATCCGTGGACCACCGTCGATCTGTCCGAGGCCGTCGCACTGGTCGGGATGGCCGAGAACGAGCTGGCCCAGGGCCGGCCGGGGCTGGCGCTGCGCAACTCCGGGCGAGGCGTCGCCCTGCTCGACGCGGGGATCGCGCTGGCCGACGAACCGGACGGACTCTGGGTCGACGGCGCCCGCAGCGAGGTGGCCACCCTGCTCGCCCGTGCGCGGCGCTGCCGGTGGGCAGCCGCACTCACGGTGGGCGACCACGAGACCGCGCTGGCCGAGAGCACCCGGGCACTGGCCGTGGACCCGCTCGACGAGGACGCTGCGCGCGCGACGATGCGGGCCCACGAGGCCCGCAGCGCACCGGCCGACGCGCTCGCCGCCTACGAACGGCTCCGGCGGGAGCTGACCACCCGCCTGGGCGTCGACCCGTCCACCGAGTCCGAACAGCTCTACCTGCGGATCCTGCGCGGCACCACCGGCCCCGCCCCGGCCGCCCGGACCTCGTCCACCGCGGCCCCGGTCGGGCGGGAACGTGAGCACGCCGTGCTGGAGCAGATGTGGGACGACGCCGTCCGCGGGCGCGGGCGGCTCGCCGTCCTGCGCGGCGAGCCGGGCATCGGCAAGAGCACGCTCGCGACCGAGATCGGGCACCGGGCGGAGCGCTCCGGCGGCGTCACGGTGCACGTCCGGTGCGCCGAGGCCGAACGATCGCTCTATCTGCAACCCTTCGCCGAGGTCGTCCGGGACCTGCTCGTGCACGGTGACCCGGACGACGCGGGCAGGCTCCCGCCGTCGGACCGTGCCGCGCTGGCGACGCTGGTTCCCGAGCTGGACCGGGGGCGTGCCACCGCCGACGTCTCGGAGCTGCGGCACCGCCGCACCGTCGACGCACTCGCCGGCCTGCTGCACCGGGTCGCCGAGGAACACCCGCTGATGATCGGCATCGACGACATCGAGAACGCCGGTCAGAGCACGATCGAGGTCCTCCACTACCTCGCGGGCCGGCTGGCGGACAGCGCGACCCTGATCGTCGTCACCGAGAACGACACCGAGGACCACCGCGCCACCAGCACGATCGAGGACGTCGCCCGGATCGTCGACGTCGGTCCGCTCAGCCGGGAGGCCGTCCAGACGCTGCTGACCCGGGCCGGCTCCCGGCACGATCCGGAGCACTTCTTCACCTGGACCGGCGGCTCCCCGCTACTGATCAGTGAGCTGCTGCGGCACCCGCCGCCGGACGGCGAACGGCTCGACGCCGCCCCGGTCCCGGCGACGCTGCACGACGCGCTGGTACACCGGCTGGAGTCGACCACCGAGGACGTGCGGGACCTGCTCGCGCAGGCGTCGGTTCTGGGCCGCTCGTTCTCCGTCGACGACGTCGCCGCGCTGACCGGCATCCCGATCGAGGTGTGCGCCCAACGCTGCGAGCGCGCGCAGCGGGCCGGCCTGGTGGGCGCCTCGCAGGACGGCGGCGAGTTCCGGTTCGCCAGCGAGATCCTGCGCCGGACCGTCTACGCCGAGTCCCCGCGCCCGGTCCGGGTGAGCCGGCACCGCCGCGCCGCCGCGCTCCACCCGGACCGCCCCGAGGCCGCCGCCGGTCATCTGACCGCCGCCGGGGACCATCTCGGCGCGGCGCGGGCCTGGCTGCACGCCGCAGACGTCGCACATCTGGTCTTCGCGCACGTGGAGAGCGAGCGGATGCTCACCCACGCCGTCGAGCAGGCCGAGCTGGGCGCCGATCCGGTGCTGGCCGCGCAGGCCCGGCTGCGGCGCGGTGCGGTGCGGTGCGACCTGGCCCGGCACGACGACGCGCGGCACGACCACGAGCACGCGCTGGCCGTCGCCCGTGAGCTCGCTGACGAGCAACTGGAGGCGCGGGCAGTCGAGGCACTGGGCTGGACGGCGCTGCACGCCCGGGATGCGCTGACCGCGGTCGATCTCGCCGAACAGGCCGGGCACCTCGCCGAGTCCGCCGCGGCGGCACCCGGCGCCCAGCGCAGCTCGATCCTGCTGCTGGGCCGGGTCCGGCACTGGGACGGGGACTACCGGGGCGCCGAGCGCGCCTACGACGACGTCCTCGCCCTCGGTACCGGTGACGCCCTGTCCGCCACCGCGACCGCGTACCGCGGGGCGCTGCTGCAACACCTGGACCGGTTCGACGAGGCCCGCTCCACCCTGGAACGGGCCGTCGAGCTGTCCACCAGCACCGGCGAGTTCCGCACGCTGCTGCAGAGCCTGTTCTTCTGTGCGTTGTCCCGCGGCGACATGGGTGACTTCGCGGGCGCGCTGCGGGCGCTGCGGCGGGCCCGCCGGCTGATCGACGAGGCCGGGGTCGACTACTACCGCGCCGGGATCGAGACGACCACGTCGTGGCTGTTCCAGGAGCTCGGTCAGATCGACCGCGCCAGGGAGCACGCCGAGCAGGCGGTGGACCTGGCCCGCCGGGGCGGCGGTGCCCTGGAGCTGGAGCAGGAGCTGCACGCGCTGCTCGCGCTGGCCGACTGCGACCTGCTCGACGGCCGCGAGGACGACGCCGGCCGGCGGGTCGACGAGGCCGCGCCGCTGCTGAGCCTGCCGCTGCCCTACCGGCCGCGCGCCGAGATGCGGCTGTTGCAGATGCAGGCCCGCTGGGACCTCGATCCCGCGGAGCGGCTGCTCGACCACGCCCGCCGGTTCCGCTCGGCGAAGTACGAGGCGCTCGCGCTGGCCCGGCTCGGACGGCCGGCGGAAGCCTTCGCCGCGGCCGGGCGCACCGGGTCCGACCTGATCGTGGCGCTGGTCGGGCCGGATGCCGTGCGCACCCAGGCGCTGGACCGCATCCGGGCCGGCCTGCCGCCCGATCTGCGCTCGGACTTCGCCAGCCGGGGCAAGCTGATCAGGCCGGCTCCGGTCCCGCGGTGA
- a CDS encoding MSMEG_0567/Sll0786 family nitrogen starvation N-acetyltransferase has translation MTAARPVGTRQAVEVRIVTGAELAEHHRIRHAVFVVEQEIFTGDDLDRHDADPDTLHVLAIAGGEPVGTVRLYPVGAGCWRGDRLAVLPGRRVVGAGGPLVRFAVATAGERGGTRMVAHVQPPNRAFFERLGWTTEGLEDYAGFTHVAMSIPLTAGPEPA, from the coding sequence GTGACCGCCGCCCGGCCGGTCGGCACCCGGCAGGCGGTCGAGGTCCGGATCGTCACCGGCGCCGAGCTCGCCGAGCACCACCGGATCCGGCACGCCGTGTTCGTCGTCGAGCAGGAGATCTTCACCGGCGACGATCTCGACCGGCACGACGCGGATCCGGACACCCTGCACGTGCTCGCCATCGCGGGCGGCGAGCCGGTCGGGACCGTGCGCCTCTACCCGGTGGGGGCGGGCTGCTGGCGCGGGGACCGGCTCGCCGTGTTGCCCGGACGCCGGGTGGTCGGGGCGGGTGGTCCGCTGGTCCGGTTCGCGGTGGCGACCGCTGGCGAGCGCGGCGGGACGCGGATGGTCGCGCACGTGCAGCCGCCGAACCGGGCCTTCTTCGAGCGGCTCGGCTGGACCACCGAGGGGCTGGAGGACTACGCGGGCTTCACCCACGTCGCGATGAGCATCCCGCTCACCGCGGGACCGGAGCCGGCCTGA
- a CDS encoding MSMEG_0568 family radical SAM protein, translated as MTAVPDTHTGRTPGDGPAPPDLGELISALQSHGVRVEAPVERRTGGAGPSDSGMLWLEGRPVTVPTVTDPDAPTPYVLVPEDGGGNGIYRDGRRLAGVSRSRRPRFYDLSTADGVPYEKIALLHLDSLASTVVQACNYWNTADQCTFCGIGVSLDSGATIARKTPEQLAEVSVAARDLDGVVDVTLTTGSSTAPDRGARYVARCGRAVKDASGLPVEIQFEPPRDLGILDEVHRIGGADAVGIHVESFDPQVLARVAPGKFRTGIETYFRTWERAVELWGRGRVSTYVILGMGEDPEVTVEGCRRAIDIGVYPFVVPLRPVAGSLMADQRPPSSEYSSRIYRRVAAHMSLRGMSADDAVAGCARCQACSAIDAVQRTPPLLQIGPRPPDPA; from the coding sequence ATGACGGCAGTACCCGATACGCACACCGGCCGGACGCCGGGTGACGGCCCGGCGCCGCCCGATCTGGGCGAGCTGATCTCGGCATTGCAGAGTCACGGGGTGCGGGTCGAGGCGCCCGTCGAGCGTCGCACCGGCGGTGCCGGCCCCAGCGACTCCGGGATGCTCTGGCTGGAGGGCCGTCCGGTGACCGTCCCGACCGTCACCGACCCGGACGCGCCGACGCCCTACGTGCTGGTGCCCGAGGACGGTGGCGGCAACGGGATCTACCGGGACGGCCGGCGGCTCGCCGGGGTGTCGAGATCGCGGCGCCCGCGGTTCTACGATCTGAGCACCGCCGACGGCGTGCCCTACGAGAAGATCGCGCTGCTGCACCTGGACTCGCTGGCCAGCACGGTCGTGCAGGCCTGCAACTACTGGAACACCGCCGACCAGTGCACGTTCTGCGGGATCGGGGTGTCGCTCGACTCCGGCGCGACGATCGCCCGCAAGACGCCCGAGCAGCTCGCCGAGGTGTCGGTCGCCGCGCGCGACCTCGACGGCGTCGTGGACGTGACGCTGACGACCGGCAGCTCGACCGCGCCGGACCGCGGCGCCCGGTACGTGGCGCGTTGCGGCCGGGCCGTGAAGGACGCCAGCGGGCTGCCGGTGGAGATCCAGTTCGAGCCGCCGCGGGATCTCGGCATCCTCGACGAGGTGCACCGGATCGGCGGCGCGGACGCGGTCGGCATCCATGTCGAGAGCTTCGATCCGCAGGTGCTCGCCCGGGTGGCGCCGGGCAAGTTCCGCACCGGGATCGAGACCTACTTCCGGACCTGGGAACGCGCCGTCGAGCTGTGGGGGCGGGGCCGGGTCTCCACCTACGTCATCCTCGGGATGGGGGAGGACCCGGAGGTGACGGTCGAGGGGTGCCGGCGGGCGATCGACATCGGTGTCTATCCGTTCGTGGTGCCGCTGCGCCCGGTGGCGGGCAGCCTGATGGCCGACCAGCGGCCGCCGTCGTCGGAGTACAGCTCGCGGATCTACCGCCGGGTCGCCGCGCACATGAGCCTGCGCGGGATGAGTGCCGACGACGCGGTCGCCGGCTGCGCCCGGTGCCAGGCCTGCTCCGCGATCGACGCCGTGCAGCGCACGCCACCGCTGCTGCAGATCGGACCGCGCCCACCGGACCCGGCGTGA
- a CDS encoding carbamate kinase, whose product MPKTAVVALGGNAITRNGEAGTHAEQAANARRMARAVCTLRDAGWNVVLVHGNGPQVGNLAIQQEDAAGRVPAQPLFVTNAMTQGQLGSLLELALLAEGRGRLAGVVSMVTHVIVEPDDPAFENPTKPVGPFFTEQEAAELAEARGWAIVRDGARGHRRVVPSPRPIGIVEADAIRALIDQHMIVVAGGGGGIPVIAGDRGLEGIDAVVDKDYTAQRIAVSVNADALVLVTDTEKVQLDFGTDHQRPITEMSVEEALKHLDDGQFPEGSMGPKVRAAVRFLREGGGTAVITTAERAGPSLDTGEDRADDAVGTRIVGSRT is encoded by the coding sequence ATGCCCAAGACGGCAGTCGTCGCGCTGGGCGGGAACGCCATCACGCGCAACGGCGAGGCGGGGACCCATGCCGAGCAGGCGGCCAACGCCCGCCGGATGGCCCGGGCGGTCTGCACGTTGCGCGACGCCGGCTGGAACGTCGTGCTGGTGCACGGGAACGGCCCGCAGGTCGGCAACCTGGCGATCCAGCAGGAGGACGCGGCCGGCCGGGTCCCGGCCCAGCCGCTGTTCGTGACGAACGCGATGACCCAGGGCCAGCTCGGCAGCCTGCTCGAACTGGCACTGCTCGCGGAGGGCCGGGGACGGCTGGCCGGGGTGGTCTCGATGGTGACCCACGTGATCGTCGAACCGGACGATCCGGCGTTCGAGAACCCCACCAAACCGGTCGGACCGTTCTTCACCGAACAGGAGGCCGCCGAGCTCGCCGAGGCCCGCGGCTGGGCGATCGTGCGCGACGGTGCGCGCGGACACCGGCGGGTCGTCCCCTCCCCGCGACCGATCGGGATCGTCGAGGCCGATGCGATCCGGGCACTGATCGATCAACACATGATCGTCGTCGCCGGCGGGGGCGGTGGCATCCCGGTGATCGCGGGCGACCGGGGTCTGGAGGGCATCGACGCGGTCGTCGACAAGGACTACACCGCCCAGCGGATCGCCGTCTCGGTCAACGCCGACGCACTGGTACTGGTCACCGACACCGAGAAGGTGCAGCTGGACTTCGGCACCGACCACCAGCGCCCGATCACCGAGATGAGCGTGGAGGAGGCCCTCAAGCATCTCGACGACGGCCAGTTCCCGGAGGGCTCGATGGGACCGAAGGTGCGGGCCGCGGTGCGGTTCCTGCGTGAGGGCGGCGGCACGGCGGTGATCACCACGGCGGAGCGGGCCGGCCCGTCCCTGGACACCGGCGAGGACCGGGCCGACGACGCCGTCGGCACCCGGATCGTCGGGAGCCGGACGTGA
- a CDS encoding protein FdrA, producing MTARVTVLADTYLDSVVQLTGTRAMRAVEGVEWASAAMATAANLATLAELGFAPASWDGAGPGDLVLAVRARDEQTAGAAEDAGRAALFPAGADDPGHTHDDSPRTLAGALDRQPGSTVAVISVGGDYAALETTKALTAGLHVLLFSDNVSVAEEIELKAMATELGLLVMGPGAGTAMLDRTCLGFANVVGRAEERTGSVAVVAAAGTGAQEAASLLDRAGVGVRHVIGLGGRDLSAAVGGPMGRLAVRSLAADPDVQAILLVSKPPDPEVAAAVLAEAGDTPLVATLIGLDEAAGAHDPPGTIRSSTLEGGVAATLRLLGHEVPDTTTGLRARVEEAVRDLPADRRLVRGLFSGGTLCYESLVLLEAELGPVHSNTPLDAARGLPAPSGAHVCLDLGEEEFTRGRPHPMIDPEARVEHLRETGREDDVAVILLDVVLGHGAHPDPAAELGPVCADILHAGGPAIVVYVLGTEQDPQGFERQRAAFAGIGCVVAETAARASLAAAAIAARTPGIVERAL from the coding sequence GTGACCGCGCGGGTGACGGTGCTGGCCGACACCTACCTGGACTCCGTGGTGCAGCTGACCGGGACCCGGGCGATGCGGGCCGTCGAGGGCGTCGAGTGGGCGAGCGCGGCGATGGCGACCGCGGCCAACCTGGCCACCCTGGCCGAGCTCGGCTTCGCGCCGGCGAGCTGGGACGGCGCCGGGCCGGGCGACCTGGTACTCGCCGTCCGGGCGCGCGACGAGCAGACCGCCGGTGCCGCCGAGGACGCCGGCCGGGCCGCGCTGTTCCCCGCGGGCGCCGACGATCCCGGCCACACCCACGACGACTCCCCGCGGACGCTGGCCGGAGCGCTGGACCGGCAGCCGGGGAGCACCGTCGCGGTGATCTCCGTCGGCGGCGACTACGCCGCGCTGGAGACCACCAAGGCCCTGACCGCCGGATTGCACGTGCTGCTGTTCAGCGACAACGTGTCGGTCGCCGAGGAGATCGAGCTGAAGGCCATGGCCACCGAGCTGGGGCTGCTGGTGATGGGCCCCGGTGCCGGGACCGCGATGCTCGACCGGACCTGCCTCGGTTTCGCCAACGTGGTGGGCCGGGCCGAGGAGCGGACCGGCTCGGTCGCCGTCGTCGCGGCGGCGGGCACCGGGGCGCAGGAGGCGGCGAGCCTGCTCGACCGCGCCGGCGTCGGCGTCCGGCACGTCATCGGGCTCGGCGGGCGGGATCTCTCCGCCGCGGTGGGCGGGCCGATGGGCCGGCTCGCCGTGCGCTCGCTCGCCGCCGACCCGGATGTCCAGGCGATCCTGCTGGTCTCCAAACCGCCGGATCCCGAGGTCGCCGCCGCGGTGCTCGCCGAGGCCGGGGACACCCCGCTGGTCGCCACCCTGATCGGGCTCGACGAGGCCGCCGGAGCACACGATCCGCCCGGGACCATCCGCTCCTCGACCCTGGAGGGCGGGGTCGCCGCCACCCTGCGACTGCTGGGCCACGAGGTCCCGGACACCACGACCGGGCTGCGCGCCCGGGTCGAGGAGGCCGTGCGCGACCTGCCGGCCGACCGGCGCCTGGTCCGCGGGCTGTTCTCCGGCGGGACGCTCTGTTACGAGTCGCTGGTCCTGCTCGAGGCCGAGCTCGGCCCGGTGCACTCCAACACCCCCCTCGACGCGGCCCGGGGCCTGCCAGCGCCGTCCGGTGCGCACGTCTGCCTCGACCTCGGCGAGGAGGAGTTCACCCGCGGCCGCCCGCACCCGATGATCGACCCGGAGGCCCGGGTCGAGCACCTGCGGGAGACCGGCCGGGAGGACGACGTCGCGGTGATCCTGCTCGACGTCGTGCTCGGGCACGGCGCGCATCCGGACCCGGCGGCCGAGCTGGGTCCGGTCTGCGCGGACATCCTGCATGCCGGCGGGCCGGCGATCGTCGTCTACGTACTGGGCACCGAGCAGGATCCGCAGGGCTTCGAACGCCAGCGGGCCGCCTTCGCCGGAATCGGCTGCGTGGTGGCCGAGACCGCCGCCCGGGCCTCGCTCGCCGCGGCGGCGATCGCCGCCCGGACCCCGGGGATCGTGGAGCGGGCGCTGTGA
- a CDS encoding MSMEG_0565 family glycosyltransferase gives MTGLALVTHSTSPRGGMVHTLALAEALQAAGTPVHLVTQGDPAAGLHRHTTVPFTVLPAPDRSGTLTDRVYASIDALTAALHDLSGAFDVLHAQDCIAARAAARVRDAGARVSVVRTVHHVDDFTTPALVACQQAAIVEPDRVLVVSRQWERILRDEYGVPATVVPNGVDAGRFGPVADGYREQLRRSIGAGDRFVLLGVGGIEPRKGTRHAFEALSRLYRSGTRPVLAIVGGHSFQDYAAYREEALAALPGLGLELGRDVVLLGTVDDRTLSGWYRSADALLFPSVKEGWGLAVLEAMAADLPVIASDLPVFREYLVDGRNALLPAVGDASAIADAVAAVVADPELRERLRDGGRRTVPGYTWQRSAAAHRAVYDRLRAGEPVS, from the coding sequence GTGACCGGCCTGGCGCTGGTCACCCACTCGACGTCCCCGCGCGGCGGGATGGTGCACACCCTCGCCCTGGCCGAGGCGTTGCAGGCCGCCGGGACCCCGGTCCACCTCGTCACCCAGGGCGATCCGGCCGCCGGGCTGCACCGGCACACGACGGTGCCCTTCACCGTGCTGCCGGCCCCGGACCGCTCCGGCACGCTCACCGACCGGGTGTACGCCTCGATCGACGCGCTCACCGCGGCGTTGCACGACCTGAGCGGCGCGTTCGACGTGCTGCACGCCCAGGACTGCATCGCCGCCCGGGCCGCCGCGCGGGTACGCGACGCGGGTGCCCGGGTGTCGGTGGTCCGCACCGTGCACCACGTCGACGACTTCACCACTCCCGCGCTGGTGGCCTGCCAGCAGGCGGCGATCGTCGAGCCCGACCGGGTGCTCGTGGTCAGCCGCCAGTGGGAGCGGATCCTGCGCGACGAGTACGGGGTACCGGCGACCGTGGTCCCCAACGGTGTCGACGCCGGCCGGTTCGGGCCGGTCGCGGACGGGTACCGGGAGCAGCTGCGCCGGTCGATCGGCGCCGGGGACCGCTTCGTCCTGCTCGGGGTCGGCGGGATCGAGCCGCGCAAGGGGACCCGGCACGCGTTCGAGGCGCTGTCCCGGCTGTACCGCTCCGGCACGCGGCCGGTGCTGGCGATCGTCGGCGGCCACTCGTTCCAGGACTACGCCGCCTACCGCGAGGAGGCGCTGGCCGCGCTGCCGGGGCTAGGGCTCGAGCTCGGGCGCGACGTCGTGCTGCTCGGCACCGTCGACGACCGGACGCTGTCCGGCTGGTACCGCAGTGCCGACGCGCTGCTGTTCCCGTCGGTCAAGGAGGGCTGGGGGCTGGCGGTGCTCGAGGCGATGGCCGCCGACCTGCCGGTGATCGCCTCGGACCTGCCGGTCTTCCGGGAGTACCTGGTCGACGGGCGGAACGCGCTGCTCCCCGCCGTCGGGGACGCGTCCGCGATCGCGGACGCGGTCGCGGCCGTCGTCGCCGACCCGGAACTGCGGGAGCGGCTCCGCGACGGCGGGCGGCGCACCGTGCCCGGCTACACCTGGCAGCGCAGTGCCGCTGCGCACCGGGCCGTCTACGACCGGCTCCGTGCCGGGGAGCCGGTGTCCTGA